The following proteins come from a genomic window of Acinetobacter sp. SAAs474:
- a CDS encoding amidase: protein METQWFNQSLSQLIAALDTEKTDLETIINAFYRRIEHCEEDVQAWQYLVPKTEYLNQYYAQEAFYKNSILKGLPFAIKDVIDTAGIPTRMGSRIYTNRIPVIDAAVVTAIKQAGGIILGKTVTTEFALFKVDKTRNPHDINRTPGGSSSGSAAAVADFMVPFALGTQTAASVIRPASYCGCLAYVGSHQQFSLRNIQPLAQSLDSLGMFAQSFADIRLMRQVLQLRPTTYQAHPLAKVINIALCSGEQFADIDVEMQRAFLDLQRQLSNTRIQYKELPNSIDLSRLGDHHIQIMAYEVARNLQSEYETGMLDHTLMALIEQGLRLPYTEYLKHLQQVQYSKERYIQWISSNDIHVTMAPAATGIAPLGLQETGKPSMSRPWQVMGLPVTTFPMAYCNQLPLGVQLIGYPQQDDELLEVSEYLYHLLLSHTGV, encoded by the coding sequence ATGGAAACACAGTGGTTTAATCAATCTCTTTCACAATTAATAGCAGCTTTAGATACAGAAAAAACAGATTTAGAAACCATAATCAATGCTTTTTATCGACGTATTGAGCATTGTGAAGAGGATGTGCAAGCTTGGCAATATTTAGTTCCTAAAACTGAGTATTTAAACCAATATTATGCACAGGAAGCATTTTATAAAAACTCGATTTTAAAAGGTTTACCATTTGCAATTAAAGATGTGATTGATACTGCTGGTATTCCAACCCGTATGGGATCAAGGATTTATACAAATCGTATTCCTGTTATAGATGCTGCGGTCGTTACAGCAATTAAACAGGCTGGTGGTATTATTTTAGGTAAAACAGTAACAACAGAATTCGCACTGTTTAAAGTAGATAAAACGCGTAACCCACATGATATTAATCGAACACCTGGTGGTTCTTCGAGTGGTTCGGCAGCAGCAGTTGCTGACTTTATGGTGCCTTTTGCTCTAGGGACTCAAACAGCGGCATCAGTTATACGACCTGCATCATATTGCGGTTGTTTGGCTTATGTGGGGAGTCATCAGCAGTTTTCACTCAGAAATATTCAGCCTTTAGCTCAATCTTTAGATAGTCTTGGTATGTTTGCGCAAAGCTTTGCTGATATTCGCTTGATGCGTCAAGTTTTACAATTAAGACCTACGACTTATCAAGCTCATCCACTTGCTAAAGTAATTAATATTGCACTATGTTCTGGTGAGCAGTTTGCTGATATTGATGTAGAGATGCAGCGGGCTTTTTTAGACTTACAACGTCAATTATCAAATACCAGAATCCAATATAAAGAGCTTCCAAATTCAATTGATTTAAGTCGGTTAGGTGATCATCATATACAAATTATGGCCTATGAGGTGGCAAGAAATTTACAGTCTGAATATGAGACTGGAATGTTGGATCACACTTTAATGGCATTAATAGAGCAAGGTTTACGATTACCTTATACAGAATATTTAAAACATTTACAGCAAGTACAATATAGTAAAGAGCGTTATATCCAGTGGATATCAAGTAATGATATCCATGTTACAATGGCACCAGCAGCCACAGGAATTGCCCCTTTAGGATTACAAGAAACAGGCAAACCTTCAATGAGTCGTCCATGGCAGGTAATGGGATTGCCAGTCACAACATTTCCTATGGCATATTGCAATCAACTTCCTTTGGGTGTGCAATTAATTGGTTATCCGCAGCAAGATGATGAATTACTTGAGGTCAGTGAGTATTTATACCATTTATTATTAAGTCATACCGGAGTGTAA
- a CDS encoding fumarylacetoacetate hydrolase family protein, with product MKTARIRYCNEILQVMVNDQFQVTLPSGEILNENQVEWLPPATGTMFALGLNYADHARELAFEPPKEPLIFIKAPNSYIGHNHQTWRPDHIEYMHYECELVAVIGKTAKNVKREDALDYVAGYTLCNDYAIRDFLENYYRPNLRVKNRYATTPVGPYIIDQSLVPTPNNLTLRTWVNGELRQEGTTADMIFDVPFLIEYISSFMTLQPGDMIATGTPEGLSDVVPGDEVVVEIEGIGKLRNYIISESEFFKTV from the coding sequence ATGAAAACTGCACGTATCCGTTATTGCAATGAAATTTTACAAGTGATGGTGAATGATCAATTTCAGGTAACTTTACCATCTGGTGAAATTTTAAATGAAAATCAAGTCGAGTGGTTACCACCAGCAACTGGAACGATGTTTGCACTTGGACTGAATTATGCTGATCATGCAAGAGAATTGGCATTTGAACCACCTAAAGAACCTTTGATTTTCATTAAAGCACCCAATAGTTATATTGGTCATAACCATCAAACATGGCGTCCAGATCATATTGAATATATGCATTATGAATGTGAATTAGTTGCTGTGATTGGAAAAACTGCAAAAAATGTCAAGCGTGAAGATGCTTTGGATTATGTCGCAGGTTATACCCTATGTAATGATTATGCTATTCGTGATTTTCTTGAAAATTATTACCGACCAAATTTACGTGTTAAAAACCGTTATGCAACAACACCTGTTGGTCCATATATTATTGATCAAAGTCTTGTACCTACACCAAACAATCTTACTTTACGTACTTGGGTTAACGGCGAATTACGTCAAGAAGGAACAACAGCAGACATGATTTTTGATGTGCCTTTTTTAATTGAATATATTTCTTCTTTTATGACATTACAACCAGGTGACATGATTGCAACAGGTACACCTGAGGGTCTTTCGGATGTTGTGCCTGGTGATGAAGTCGTGGTTGAAATTGAAGGCATTGGTAAATTACGTAATTACATTATTTCAGAATCTGAATTTTTTAAAACAGTTTAA
- a CDS encoding IS5 family transposase (programmed frameshift): MARTLLTDDIWQQIQVTMKFHGCYSSKNSRNIMEAILWKLRTGATWRDIPQEFCPWKTAYNRFNRWAMKGLWDKFFFKLRGSLDQEWVFIDGSYIRAHQHASGARHGFERAIGQSRGGLTTKIHLATDANGLPIDFKITGGDVHDSQVAEHLIDLIETADYLIADKGYDSEYIRKSARNRKMIPIIPLRSNSKKFNLDFDKYLYCLRHLVENAFARLKHFRAIATRFDKLARNYQSMIYIACMFIWCKSK; encoded by the exons ATGGCACGTACTCTTCTCACAGATGATATTTGGCAACAGATTCAAGTAACAATGAAATTTCATGGTTGCTATAGCTCAAAGAACAGTAGAAATATTATGGAAGCTATTTTATGGAAACTACGCACAGGTGCGACATGGCGTGATATTCCTCAAGAGTTTTGCCCTTGGAAAACTGCTTATAACCGTTTTAATCGCTGGGCTATGAAAGGCTTATGGGATAAAT TTTTTTTCAAACTACGAGGCAGCTTGGACCAAGAATGGGTATTCATTGATGGAAGCTACATACGCGCGCATCAGCATGCAAGTGGAGCTCGGCATGGCTTCGAGCGTGCAATTGGACAATCTCGTGGAGGACTCACAACAAAGATTCATCTTGCAACCGACGCGAATGGATTACCGATTGATTTTAAAATCACTGGGGGTGATGTCCATGACAGCCAAGTTGCAGAACACCTAATAGATCTAATTGAAACAGCAGATTATCTAATCGCGGACAAGGGATATGATTCTGAATATATCAGGAAGTCTGCTAGAAATCGAAAAATGATACCTATTATTCCATTAAGATCAAATAGTAAGAAATTCAATCTTGATTTTGATAAGTACTTATATTGCTTAAGACATTTAGTTGAGAATGCCTTTGCAAGATTAAAACACTTCCGTGCAATAGCAACTCGATTTGATAAACTCGCACGTAATTATCAGTCTATGATTTATATCGCCTGCATGTTCATTTGGTGTAAATCTAAATGA
- a CDS encoding fumarylacetoacetate hydrolase family protein — protein MTEISKINSNGNIFGVALNYQCLYEKLQAQFNEKPYLNEPKKPVLFIKTPNTRNHSNAIIVKQKDEILQAGPTIGIVIAKDTIRVKANQADEYIAGYVVVNELSLPEESYYRPAIKAKCQDGFCVIGSVVDKSQVIDLCNLNLKVYVNDELKQQGTTANWIRTPTQIIEEISEYMPLYKGDIILTGTPYGRVNLQNGDEVRIEIDQLGSVTNTIHEEGK, from the coding sequence ATGACTGAAATCAGCAAAATCAACAGCAATGGAAATATCTTTGGTGTCGCTTTAAATTACCAATGTCTGTATGAAAAATTACAAGCGCAATTTAACGAAAAGCCATATCTCAACGAACCTAAAAAACCTGTTTTGTTTATTAAAACGCCGAATACACGTAATCATTCGAATGCGATTATCGTTAAGCAAAAAGATGAGATTTTACAAGCTGGGCCAACCATTGGCATTGTGATTGCAAAAGATACTATTCGTGTCAAAGCCAATCAGGCTGATGAATATATTGCAGGCTATGTGGTCGTTAATGAATTAAGTCTTCCTGAAGAAAGTTATTATCGTCCTGCAATTAAAGCAAAATGCCAAGATGGTTTTTGTGTCATTGGTAGCGTTGTTGATAAATCTCAAGTTATTGATTTATGCAACTTAAACTTAAAAGTTTATGTTAATGATGAACTAAAACAACAAGGTACAACAGCCAATTGGATACGTACGCCTACACAAATTATTGAAGAAATTTCTGAATATATGCCGCTTTATAAAGGGGATATTATTTTAACAGGTACACCATATGGTCGGGTAAACCTACAGAATGGTGATGAAGTTCGTATTGAAATTGATCAATTAGGTTCAGTGACCAACACCATTCATGAAGAAGGTAAATAA